GAAAATTTCACAAGCATAACAGACAAAGAGTCAAAAGGAatcaaattttaagaaaaatatatataaaaaagaacaaCCTTGGAAAGAATATCATCAACAAGAGCAAGATGGATTTTGCAGTGCTTGCAGCTATAAACTTTCCCTTCAAGGTTCACCACAAATAACCTCCCCATCTATCCACCACCTACCAGATCTTTCCAAaactaagaaaagaaataaaaaagaaataatgtaTTTTTGGAtatgaaaaagggaaaaatgaaaacTTTGAATACCAAGACCTGATtttaatcacaaaaaaaaaagaaacaacagATTGATTATTGATGAAAAGAGTAGTAAGaattgaaggaaataaatggattgcatgtgaaataaaagaaaaaggaaattataATTGCACAGAAAAGATAAAACTTTGGACTTTGGGAATgttgaattttcttttcttttttattgccTTACCTGACTTGGCTTCTCTCACTTTGTCTACGGTTTTGAGAAAGCTTTCATGTGTTCAATTAGTTCATTTAGCCATAAATGTGGACCAAAGAAGCTTATCACTTTTAACCCTTCAAATTTCTTTCCGAacactttaaaaatatttgaaatttcatATGCACTGGAAatcacatatttaaaatataaaaatatacgaactctaaatataaaatagacttaaaaaatatttaaaagataataaataatgaaatgaaactaataataatagcATATATACAATAtgtacgaaattaaaataaaaattaatttaaatgatgagtaaattaaaatttaaatatgtaaacacatcaaattaagaatattaaatgtatTCCAATTATTTACAATGATATTATCATTTTTCCTGAGTTGGTGTTAAGTTGGCTTGTGATATTAACTCAATCTATAACATTATCAATATATACAAACAATGtggatgaaaatgatttgtgtaATAACATtgaaatatacaaaataataataataacaataagccAATAAAAAATAGTTGAAGTGGTAAAGAACAAATTTATAAATGTTGGTTACATTCGTCTAAATCTCACAATatgtaaaatttcattaaaaatataacaAGACAAAAATAAgctcataataatataatttatttataaataaaaatatttttttgtaattttcttaatTGAGCTAGTGATCGGTTAAGCTGTGATACTAACTCGatcaattatttaaatattagcaTAGATACTAGTATAATGGCAAGTGCaagtataaattataataatatatattcaatgaattaaaattataataaactcaatacaaaacataattatattttttaatgaatttacgAGTACAATTATTTGTATTAGATTTTATCACATCCATGATGTGGGagaacaaaaatattttatagtaaaaaaatatatcaaaaaatgaTTACTAGTGGAGTGGTACGGTTTTTTCTATACATTTGTTAGTCATGTGTTTTAatctcaaataatttttttcggttgttttattttaagattatataaaagtatgaaaatacaCTTATAATAATATCAATTACCCTTTAAAGCAaggacattttaataatttcacaactaAATTGATGTGGAGTTGACTCGTAACACTAATTTAGTTAATCACTTTTCAGATAATTATAAGtacaaatataaattataaatattagatatctaattaactaaaattattatacaaagtattactaattaaaaatagaatatatCATATCTagagttaaaataaaaatcaatacaaagcaaaataaattttttttattttttattcttttaaaagtgtttatgagtataaatataattataagtacaaatataaatcataaataatacatatcacaagtACAAATATAATCATAACCAATACTTATTCGatcaattgaaattaaaataaattcaatacaaTAAAACGAATTAGGGGTCATACATGgtgaaacttaaaattaaaatatcttaagGAGAACTTATACATGGCATTTTACCTATAGTAAGACTCGAACTTTAATGCTCAGGATATTATGACCTCGACCTTTAATAATATTACCAAgccttaattgattttttttaaatattagatttctatttttattaaaaataaaatattctttatTGTTTCAAAAAAGaagatgtttttttttatttattttaagataaCTTGAGTTTTAGTGAAGGAAAATGAATAtaagttttattaataaaaaaaatattttaaataatataataattaatggtTAAAGTTTACTACAAGTTCTAGTATTATGCCATAAACCTTATTTTAGAcctattattaaaaaatatttgaattttgaaaagctgatattttaatgtaataacatggcattaaatcaaatattaaactaACTTAAAAGGTTAAAAGACAATTTTGAAGAATTAGTAGAGGTAAGAAACTGATTTTACTTTTATCTCAGAAATGTTTtcggttttattttattttatttataattgttgtttttaaattatttgtagaTTAGTCTACATCAACAAGACatgttatttcaattttattttttttcaagatgagtaagttttataatttaatttaatgtttaactCCATCAATAAGCAGAGTTATTGTGTAGAGACTGAGATGTCATCCTTTTAAACATACAAGGTTTGATGCAATTACTTGCAATAAACTGTAACCGATAATCAAATATGAATGGCAGAATTATGAAACTTGGTAAATGTGATAATTATGTTTATATACCAAAATTTTAAAGGGAAATATTTGTAAGTGATTTTAGCGGAATCCCAAAAGGAAGTAGATATAAACAATAAATCTGTTTATTTTTTCTAACATAtagaaaaacccaaaattttaaagaaaaattaaaagtggAATTTGTAAAGGCCGTGGATGAAActctaattataaattaaattttcaactcatcAAGACGCACGGCCTAAGCTTAGTGTGCCacatttcacctttttttttttaattttaaattattgcaCCCATTAAATAACCATTTTgttaaatcatttattttattttattttaatcttcaaaACTAATTACTTTTAACTAATAATGTGTTTCCTTCttccaaataaaaaaacatattaatttttcaccaaaaaaaaaaaaaagaaacattctaatttctttttaaattttccaaattcatcTTTTCCTCTAAACCAACATTTTTGGGCATTTCTTGGTAATAAACAACCATTTTGCaatgaattgattaaaatttCACTTTTGAATTCCCTTTGGGAAGAATATTTCTGGGTTCATGAGttcttttgaaaagaaatttaacaaCATTATTATCTCCAATTCTAATAACATCGCCCACTGCTATTACCTCTCAACTCCCAAAACCAATTTCTTTAGCCATTCACAACTAAACCTATTTACTGAAATGAAcgcaacaaaaatcacaaaactcaTCAATCCATTACAACACACAACCAAACAAATAGAAAATGACGAGAAAAAAAATCAACACGAAGACCCATTTCGCGTTTCTAGGTTCTCTAGGTTCAAGCATCATTCTAAAACCCGAACAGTAGTTAAGACATTGAAAGCGGTGACGACAAGCCACGACCGAACTTCCATGATGATTCAACAGCCGGGTTTTTAGATCGAGGCTTGGAAGATTCTAAAGATtgtgaaattttttcaaaatttcagtaAGCCTTTCGAGAAAGCTAATCGGAGAACtagaaagaagagaaagaggCGAATCTTTCGGTCCTAATCTTGGGTTGAACGGAGGCCGGACGACAGATAGGTCTCTTTATGgaagaaggaagagaagaaaaagagaaatgaggaGAGGAAGAAAACAGAATAAAAGGAtatgttaatttaatttatttaattaaaaatctatttaaaaggatattttatttaaattaaaaacttaaaggGATATTTAATCTCAGGCCCCtggttcaatttttaaaaaaatataacgtAACTGAAACGTGCTACTATACAATTGGGCCACGTGTCCTGACAAGTAAAAATGAACACAGCACGTTAAAGGTAACCCCATTGATAAACAATGTTAAAGGTAATGTACCAAAATGgactttttcaaaagtttagGTATCAAATATGCATTATCCcattatgaattaatacaaaaTTAGAATTTAGGAATGGTTTAATAGCGATATTTTGAGTGatttaatttatactttttgAGAACCCATAgtaaaagaaaaccaaaagatatactttttctataatttttttaatagaaaaagtgTAAGTAGATAATGAGTTACTATGAGTGAaagtttttcaattatttttattttatttcctttaaaattgtattatgtattaaatattttacttttaaaaatttcaaataatctaattatattcTAAACTAATATACccaaaaatgtttataattttaaaattttaatttatcaaataacaccttaatttatttaataaatgaatTTCGAGCTTAACTCGATAATCATCGAGCTGAATTAGATTTGTTTGATATCtttaaaacattatatatatatatatataaactgtaCAGTGAAAATGAAGAATAAAAAGAATGTTAGATGTATGAGCTATGATTTATCCTCAAACTCATAGTCTTCCATTTGCACAATCATCATCACCTATTTCTATACAACCAACTTGTTTACAGGAATCTGcaggaagaaaaataaaatcagtTATCTGATGTGATGAAATGTACTAAACAAATGAAGTATGAAGGTGGTTTGATGATCATTGAAAACAGGGGTAGCAAGTAAAATAAATTACCTGAAACCTAACAAGGGAGAGGCAAAAGAGGGGGGAGATTTGTCACCACTTTTCTATTATTTACTTCACGATCTTTGGATACCTTGGAAACCCATTCTTGCAAGCTGAAATCTGCACACAAAcaatattcaattttattattaaaattatgggTCACAACTTTTACCTTTCTCCTACAAGATATCCTAAAATTAATCACTCTGTCCTCTATGAATAAAACTAATTAAACAGTTGACTTTCTAGAATTTCAACCGTTTTTTGTGTAAATAGGTGAAGTTTTCCTTCTCCTTCACTATCAAATTTCTAGAATAAAACAAAAAGATGGATTAAGGTTCTGGAATTACACAGAGAGAGGGGGAAGGGAACTTACTGCTTCAATGTCAATTTTGTAGACAAGGAGTTTTCTTCTTTCTCTGCAACTTGTTCTATAAGCCACAATTATATGCGCAATTGCCAGAGCCAGTGAACAAATGAAAAGAGCAGTTTCCATGGCTGACCCTTCTCTACCACTACTCCAACCCAACGCATATGAAGCTTTTACCGAAACAAACACCAAAGATGAAACACAACATATCATTGTGGTTCCAAGGTATGGTCCTCTGGAAAGTTTAGGCCCATCACAAAAACTATAAACACCTACACcaccaaatttaaaaccaatcacACAAAAGTTAAGTTCGCctgagaaaaagaagaagaagaagaagaagatagttTTTGGGCTGGGAGTGTTCACTTACAGATTATAATAGCTGATCTGATGACGGAGATGAGAGGGATATCTATGAGAGAATTTCTGAAATCATAGTTAGTGAAATGGGAATATAGGGCTTGGAGTGAAGGAGGAGACAGGGAAGCAGAAAGCAAAGCAGAAGGCAAAATTGTATCAGCAATAACAAGAAAAACAGGTGCAGAAAATACAAGAAATGAAATCACCATTGTTACCAAGAAGAACACTGTTTTGAAACCTCTCAGAATTCTTCTTGATTTCTCTTCCTTCGAAAAacccatctctctctctctcttttcaagTTTTTTTCCCCGTAAAACCAGAGTTCTATGTACAAAGAAGAGGAAATTGGAGCTTAATTAAGAAATAGGTATGAAGGTTCAGAtagtgttttgaaaatgaaagTGAAAAGGAAGAATTGGGAACTTTACACGCGGAAGCAAGCAGGGAATAGGTTTGGGTTGGAGGGAAGAGTCATGTTAACGGAAATACCAATAAATATATAGAGAGAGGACAACTAACACTGCTCATATTACTTACACTAACTCCGGTAATTATCGGATGCTTTATGCCTCCATTTTATCTTCCAACTgcttttattgtttttataattttttattttatacgattgatttattttaaaagaattttaatttttttttaatttgataatgttttatagtttttaactttttatatttcatataatgtttttataattttttaatttatataactaatatattatattttttgaaaattttaaatttaataatttttataatttttttgatttattgaatttatattttttaaaatggatGTCACATTCTTAACCGTCATGTATAAAGGAACACCACATGATGCATTCTCGTTGGTTGGGTGTAAcgccctaaataatttatttttgtttctgtaaatatttaaCATAAATGAGTGTTTGCTTCAGTGggtaagtgttttgggtgtgtgtgtacaattttagattcaaatctcacatttgtcaaattttgttatttttctgatCCTAGCCTTACACTTTTTGAGTgggtttatattaaattttttgttaatttatattAGAATGAGTTTATTGGTTCAAGTAGTAATGGGGTTGGTATGttagaggtcttgtgtttgagaCCTTGCATGAGTGTGGAAGTTAATTTTTGCTTGGTTATGTGTTAGAGTTTCGATGGAGTTGGGATTCTGAGAATGTTGTTTGTTAGTGGGGAGGGATTTTTgagatatcttttattttattttatttaaaaaaaaattctctttttcCAAAAAAGAAAACTATCGTCAATTTTGTTTTACTTTCCTCTGCTCTttcgtttttcttttccttttttgtttccctttattctGTTTCGATCTGTCGTCAAATCTCGTTATTTTGCTTCTCTGTTTTCCTTCGGTTGTTGGTAAGTTGGATTCTAGTGTTTTGTAGTTTTCGATTTCTAAATTGCtggttataattttattttctattttggcaGTGGTAAATCGTGTAGAACAGGGCTCTCCTCTTGCGAAATTGTAGTCGAAATCGTTTGGGGTGTTAGGTTAAGTGATGAACGCTTGAATTGAAATGTTGTCGAGTTGCGTGGTTTCGGTGTAATCTTAAATTAAGACTAATTTTGTGAGTTTGGTTTGTCGATTTTAGGTgttgtgtggctcgagagtgctTTTGCATCAAAATCGAaataggtgtgtacccaaaacgtaGAAAATCCAGTTTCAGCGAAAGCCTAAAAATCACATTGCtgaagccacacgggcgtgtgtgtttgACGAGGGCCTGGTTATGCacaagacacggccatgtggtggTATGAGTGTGGCCGTGTGGCCACACGAACTAGGTCAAGTTAGGCATGTGGGCCTACACGGACATGCCACTCAGGCGTGTGAGTTTTGGTTTaggccgtgtaagccacacgggcaAGACCAATCTAGGTATGTgagcccacatgggcatgtgtgcccataattctgaaaattttccctaaggtcgcacgggtcgttcCGATCGAttgtgggcctactgtagggtcggtaaggacTAACCAAACCCTGAAATTATGTGATCTGATATTCTGCTCTAAGTAGGACACTGTTatgcattttttattattctgtttaatatatatatgacattcGTATATGAGGATGTTATGCATGGGATTACTGTATTTGTGATTGGGGTGGGTTTTGTATATGTGGAGAAAGTATTCTGTATGACAactttcgcctatattctggcagcttggctgcatattATCTGGTATGCATCGTAATAAcacaatatggtgtgtagggatgggtgaatgtttttaaccccacatggtgtgatgggatgatCGGAGTTGgtatgtagaggatgggggtaggatccTGTATATCTATTCTGCATATCTGATTTTGTTATCTATAACTGTATCTGTAAAAAACTTAAGTCCAAATATGAATTTGTATCTGACTGTGTATATGATACTGTTTGAATTGCATGTCtgtttctgttgggttacacactgagtttacgtaaactcacatctgtttgtttgTATGTTTTGTTCAAGTAATCTACAGACTTAGGCAGACCGGTGTGATGGAGCCTCGCGGTGACCACGAGCTCATACTGCTTAAGACCATGctattgatttatttaattaaagattGTTTTCTGGGAATTTTGTAATTTATGGACTTTCTGGTCTGTTTGTTTTTATCTTGGGATTTGAATTTTTGACTTGACTTTTTATTTGCGACAGTAGCTAAAAcatggtttttactaaaatagcggttttctaaaaattttgaacgggatttttaagtataataatttatattacttCCGCCATATATTATGTTTTGACAATGAATTGCTTAAATGACGTAtttaaataaatgtgtttgacgAATAAAGATTTCAAAGCTTATCGAAATAACTCTGTTTTCGAAACCCTTCTTTGTGACACctccagattcgaccataacgtcttggccgggtttggggtgttacattgggtGTGCCACCTATTGTTTTTAATATCATTAACCTTTTTGGACTAAGACTGTGTTTAGCAATGATTAAAA
The sequence above is drawn from the Gossypium hirsutum isolate 1008001.06 chromosome A05, Gossypium_hirsutum_v2.1, whole genome shotgun sequence genome and encodes:
- the LOC107960005 gene encoding uncharacterized protein, giving the protein MGFSKEEKSRRILRGFKTVFFLVTMVISFLVFSAPVFLVIADTILPSALLSASLSPPSLQALYSHFTNYDFRNSLIDIPLISVIRSAIIICVYSFCDGPKLSRGPYLGTTMICCVSSLVFVSVKASYALGWSSGREGSAMETALFICSLALAIAHIIVAYRTSCRERRKLLVYKIDIEAISACKNGFPRYPKIVK